CGTGGCGGGCTGAGAAGCGTCACGTCCGCCAAGCCACGAGCGGCACGGCGATCAACGTCACGGCGAGACCCCACCACTGGTCTCGCCGTAAACGCTCTTTGAGGACGGCCCACGCGAGCAGCACCGTGAACGCCGGGTAGACGTTCGACAAGACGCTCGCTTCGGCGAGGCGGCCGGTTTGCGCGGCGAGCACGAACAAGACGTTGCCGAGCGCGTCGAGGACGGAGGACGCCACGATGGGATTCGGCGCGGCAGGTTTCAAGCCGGAGCCGCGCACAGCGAGCACGAGCATCACGCTGCCCGACACGAAGCGCGCCACGACGAGCGGCCAGAACACCGAGCCGGGCGTGGTCTGACCGAGAAACACGAAGAACGCCCCGAAGCCGAGTCCCGCCGAGACCGCGAGGAGCACGCCGCCCCGTCCGGTGCTCGCGTCGCGCGTGAGGACGACCACGCCGACGAGGGCGAGGATCATCCCGACGAGTTGCACGAAGCCGAGCACTTGACCGAGCGCGACGCTCACCAAGACGGGCACGGCCGCCGCGAGCACGGCGCTCGTCGCCGCGACGACGCCCATGGGTCCGAGGGCGAGGCCGCGGTACAAGGACGCCAGCCCGATCAGTCCGCCCACGCCCGCGAGCGCACCCCACGCGAGGTCGGCGAGGCTCGGGGCTCGCTCGCGAGTCAGCACGGCGAGCAACGCGAACGCCACGAAGGACAGGACGTGCGCGAGGGCGACGACGCGCACGACCGGATCGCGCTTCGTGGCGACTCCGCCGCTGAAGTCGCCGGAGCCGAACGACACGGCGGCGCCGAGACCGGCGAGCAGGACGATCGCGACGTCGTTCAAGCGTCCTTGGCTCCTTGTGAAGTCGAGAAATGCATGCAGAGACTCTAGCCGTTGAAAAGGGCTTTGAACACACGCCGTACACTGAAAGGCGTGCCGCCCCTTCCCTTTCCCCCGTCCCAAGCGTGTCCGTGCGGCTCGAAGAAGCCTTTTCGAAGCTGCTGCGGACCGCTGTTGTCGGGCGCGCGTGACGCGCCGACCGCCGAGAAGCTCATGCGCTCGCGCTACACGGCGTACGTCTTGCGAGACGAGGCGTACCTGCTTGCCACTTGGCATTCCTCGACGCGTCCCGCGCGTTTGGAGTTGCGAAGCGACGAGACGCGTTGGATCGGCCTCGACGTCCGAGAAGTCGAGCGGGGCGGTCCGAGCGACACGTCGGGCGCGGTGACCTTCGTCGCTCGGTTCGCGCTGGGTCGCGAGCGGCACGAGATGCGAGAGGTGAGCACCTTCGCGCGTGAGGAGGGGCGCTGGGTGTACCTGGACGGTGTCGTGGCCCGAGGCACTTGAGACGTCACGACCAATCTCGGTCGGCGTGCAACTTCATACGATCGGCGGCGGCCTTCACGTCCTGCAAGTCCACGGGGTCGCTGAACGGATCGGCGTCGAGGGTCGTGACGCGGTTGAGGAGCTTTTGCCAGCGTCGCAGTTCGTCCACGTACGGCCCGAAGGGCACGCGCTTCAATTCGTTCCCGTCGGGCACGAGGTCGTGAATGCCGTTGTGCAGCCACTCTCCTTCGTGCCAATTGGGCATGTCCACGCCGGGAAAGAGGCACACGCCGTGCAAGTCGATGCCCCTGGAGACGGCGGCGAGGCTTTCTTCCATGACGTCGCACAGCCACGCGGGCCGTCCGTCGCCGAGCCCGCTCGTCTCGGAGATGATGATGGGCCGCTTGTAGCGCTCCCAGACTTCCCACAGCAAGTCGCCCAGGGGAACGATGCGTTCGTCACGTGGTCCCAGCGCTTGATGCGGGCCGTGCTCGCGGTACTCCATCTGCCCGAACGAGTAGCAGTTGACGCCCACGATGTCGAGGACGTCGAGCGAGCCGCCGAACTCCGGGTGCTCCTTTCCGGCGAGAACGTCCCACGCGACGAACGTGTCGCGAAACGTTTCGTCGCGCGCTTCCTCGGCGAGGTCGGGTCGGTCGGCAGGCGGCACGATGTACACGAGGGGATCGACGTTCACCATGCGCGCGTCGGGATCGACTTCGCGAATGGCGTGGACGCCCGCGATGGCCGCCTCGCACAGCGCGAGCCGCAAGGCGAAGCGCGTTTCGCGGCTTTCGCCGTACGGAGCGACCCAGCCCCACTCGCCACCACAAAACGAGAAGAAGGTGATCTCGTTGATCGGCGTGAAGAAGTGCGGGCCGCGCACCCGGGGCGTCACGTACTCGGCCACGGCGCGGCAATAGCGGGCGAAACGCTCTTTGAACTCGGGCTGGAACGGGTCGAGGTCGTCGGGGTAGCCGTAGTGGCACAAGTCCCAGATCGGCAAGAGTTGGCAGGCGTTCAGCGCATCGATGTAGGGGTCGAGCCGTCCGAAGTCGAACTCGCCGCCTCGGTCCACGAGCGGCCACGGTACGCCTTCTCGCACCACGGCGATCCCGAGGTCACGCAGCAATCGGTAATCTTGCGCGACGAAGCGGTCGTGCTGCGTTTCCGCGACGAGGTCGCGACGCCCTTGACGCTTCCAGTGGAAGGTGGAGCACTCGAAGCCGGACAAGAAGAACGTCGGGAACAAGCTGGCACGAACGGTCATGTCGAGCCTCCGGAAGTGCGAACGGCAGCGTGAGCGTGGAGTGGCATGCGTTCACCGTACCCGGAGGCGTGGGCGTGGAGATGGCGGAATCGTGGAGGGTCGCTTACGCGCGCCAAACTCAGGGAACGATGAGGTGCAGATCGCCGAACTCGTGCCAAAGGTAGCGGCCTTGCAAGGCGGCTTCGTACGCGGCGCGCAGGTGGCGCTCTCCGGCGAGCGCGGCCAGCATCAGCAGGTGGCTGGCGCGCGGTTCGTGCCAGCCGGTCAGCAAGCCGTTCACGGCGCGCACGCCACGCTGAGGCGTGATGACTTCGCGCGTCCAGCCTTCGCCGGGGTGGGCGGTGCCGCGCGCGTCCGTGACGGTCTCCAAGGCTCGGACGACGGTCGTGCCGACCGCGAGGACGCGTCCGCCGTTGGCGCGCGTTTCGTTCACGGCGCGCGCGGTGCTGTCGGGCACGCGGTAGAACTCCTCGTAGGGCGGCTCGTGGTCTTCGAGGGAAGCGACGCCGGTATGCAGCACGAGGGGCGCGACGCGCACGCCCTTCGCGACGAGGCGGGTGAGCAAGTCGGGCGTGAAGGCGCGTCCGGCGCTCGGCATCTCGGCGCTGCCGCTTTCGGTGGCGTACACGGTTTGGTACGCTTCCAGCGGCCAGTCGCGCGGCACGTAGCCGTAGCGAATGGGGCGGCCGTGCGCGGCGAGGTAGGTGGCGAGGTAGGTGTGCGGAGCGCAGGGAAGGTGCAAGGCGGCGATCCACAGGCGCGTGCCGTCGCGCGAAGGCGGCGCGGCGCGGTCGAGGCTGTAGGGCGCGAGGAGGGTGACGCCGCCGCCGCCGGGCAAGGTGAGGGTTTCGCCCGCGTGCGCGTGGCGGAAGGGGGCCGTCGCGATGTCGGTGGGAAGGCGGACCTCGACGGTCCAAAGGTCGGCGGGCAGGTGCGTGCTGAGGTGGACGACGAGGGGCGTGCCGTCGGCACGGTCGGCGCGGAGCGCGGCGGGAAGCGTGCCGGACGTGTTGAGGACGAGCAGGTCGTCGGACGTGAGGAAGTTCGGCAGATCGCGGAAGTGCGCGTGCGTCACCGTGTCGTCTCGCACGCGCGAAACGAGCAGGCGCACGTCGTCGCGGGCGAGGCCGCGCGCTTCGGGCGGTTCGTGCGCTTCAAGGTCGGGCGGCAAGGTGAAGTCGAGCGTGGCGGTCGGCAGGATGTGCGTCACGGAAGGACCACCTCCGGGTGGAAGAGGGTGACGTGCAGGTCGTCGGGCGTGACGAGCCGTTGGTTGTGGTGACCCCACGGCGTGTCGACGGGTGGCGCGAGTGGTGTGGCTCCGTGTGCGGCGAGTCGCGCCGCGACGCCTTCCACGTCGTCGACGTTCAACGCGACACGCACGGGGCCGCTGGCGATGCCGGGGGATTCGACGGCGTCGATGCGCCGAGCTTGAGGCGTGTCGAGCAGTTCGAGGGTGGCGCGGCCCACGTCGAGGACGAGGCCGCGTCCGTTCGGGTCGTTCCAGCCTTCCACGACGTGCAGGCCGAGGCCGTCTCGGAAGAGGCGCACGGCCGCGTCGAAGTCGCTCGCGGCGAGCACGAGCCGCAGTTCGCTCGGCGGATTCACGCGGGCACCGCCGCGAGGTCGCGGGCGACGTAGCGTCCGCTGGGCAAGTCGCCTTGCAACAAGCGCAGGAAGCCGGGAACGCTCGCTTCGGGCGGAGCGCGGTCGCTGATGTCCTCGCCGGGAAAGGCGTCTTGGTGCATGCGGGTGTTCATGTCGCCGGGATCGACCCAGTACACGCGCCAATCGGGGCGTTCGGCGGCGAGGACGCGGCTGATCTGCTCCAAGGCGGCCTTGCTCGAGCCGTAGCCGCCCCAGCCCGCGTAGCCTTCGACGCCCGCGTCCGAGGAGACGTTGACGACGCGAGCTCCCTCGTGCAGGAGGGACGCGGCGAGTTGCGCGAGGCGCAGCGGCGCGAGGACGTTCACGTCGTACACGCGCCGCAAGGCATCGACATCGTAGTCGAGGAGGTCCGGGCGAGGCGTGACGCCGAGGGTGCTGGCGTTGTTGACGAGGGCGTCGAGACCGCCGAGGGTGCGCGCGGCGTTCACGAGGGCGCCGGCGTGCGCTTCGTCGGAGACGTCGCCGGGCAGGGCGAGGACCGTGGCGTGCTCGGCGAGTTCGGCGCGGGCGGCTTCGAGTTCGCTTGATTCGCGGGCAGTGATCACGAGGCTCCAACCTTGTCGAGCGAGGGCGCGGGCGAGGGCGAGGCCGAGACCGCGCGAAGCTCCGGTGACGAGGGCAATGGGCATGGACGTCCTTTCCGGGACGGCCAATGGGGCCGTCTCCTTGAAACGAGGAACGAGGACCGCGAGACGCTTCGCGTCTCGTGAGCGTTGTGAGCGTCCTACTGGGCGCGTTGAGGGCACTGTACTTCTCGCGACCAGAAAAAGCAAGTATTTACTTGTTAAACTCCTTTTGCCTTCGCTTCTCGCGCTACACTCGGTCCATGCCGGTCGTCAGCCCCGCCCTCGATCACCTTCCCGCCACCCGCCGGGACATCCTGCAATTGCTGAAAAAACGCGGTGAACTCGGCGCGGAGGACCTCGCGGCGCACCTCGGAATCACGCCGAGCGGCGCGCGTCAGCACCTCACGGCGCTCGAACAAGCCGATCTGATCGCCGCCCGCGATCTACGTGACGGCCCCGGACGTCCCAGGCGCCGCTATCGTCTCACCGCGCAGGCCGACGCGATGTTTCCCCGTGCCTACGCCGAGCTCACCAACGAACTGCTGAGCTACGTCGAGGACGCCGACCCCTCTCTCGTCGCGCACCTGTTCGCGAAACGCGGCGAGCGCCGCTTGCGGGCCACCCTCGCGCGCACGAATGGTCTGTCCTTTGCCGAGCAAGTCCGCGAACTCACCCGCGTGCTCGACGAGGACGGCTACCTCGCCGACGTCGAGGAGCGAGAAGACGGCTCGTTCGTGATCACCGAGCACAACTGCGCCGTCCTCTCGATCGCCATGCGCTACGGCCACGCGTGCGGCAGCGAGTTGGAGTACATTCGCGCCGCCTTGCCGCAAGCCGACGTCTCGCGCGTCGCTCACATGCTCTCCGGCGCGCACGTGTGCGCCTACCTCATCCGGCCGAAGTTCTGACGACGCGTCTCGGCGAGACGAGAAGGCGAGGGCGCCTCCGCGCCCTCGCCTTCGTCGAAAAAGGCGCGCTTCAAGTCACCAGGGTGAGCGCCTTGTTGAACGCGGCGTCCTTGTTCATCAAGGCGAGTTCCGGCACCGTCGTATGTTCCACCGAGATGAAGGTGAGGTCTCGAAGCCGATGAAGCCCAAGACGGCGCGCAGATACGTGTGCAGAAAGTCCAAGCTCGCCAGTGGCATGTCCGCGTACGCGGAGCCCGACGCCGTCACCACGACGATCTTCTTGCCCTTCACGAGTCCTCGGAAGCTTCCGTCGGCGTCGACTTCGAACGTGTGGTGAACGCGCACGACTTGATCGATCCAAGCTTTGAGGCTCGAGGGAATGCAGAAGTTGTACATCGGCGTGCTGATCAGCACCGTGTCGGCGGCGTGCAGTTCGGCCAGGAGGACGTCGGAGACCGTCGTGGCGCGCTTGAGGTCGTCCGTGACGAACGCGGGCGGCGTGAAGAATCCTTGGATCGTCTCGGCCGTCAGGTGCGGAATTTGTTGGAGGGCGAGATCGCGGTTGATGACGCGTCCGTCCGGGTGGGCGCCGCGCCACTGCGTTTCGAACGTTTGCGCCACTTGGCGGGAATACGATTGAGCGTTGCGTGGGCTGGCGTCGACTCTCAACAAAGTCGCCATGACTTTCCCTCCTCGGGAACATCGACAGGACCGGCGCTTCCCATGCTTCACATTTCCCTCCTCGCGCGCCTGTCTGCCCGGGGCGCGGAAGCACCGGTCGGGAGAACGCCAGAACGTGCGGGAAAGCTCGCTGCGAGCCATGGCTTGAAGACGGTTCACGAACCGGTCGGAGTGAAGGCGAACGAAGTGATCTGCGGATGCAGCTCATCACCTCCCCTGTGGGCACGCGCGGCACATCGAAGGGTACGACGAAGCGTGAATGACGCAGTGTAAGCCGCGCGCCGCCCCTCGTCCATGAGCGTTCGGCGCGTACGCCTGTAGACGCTTCCTACAGACACCTCACGCGGGTGTAGTACGACGTTCGCGCTAGCGAGCGCTCGGCGTGATCGTCACCGCGTCGAGTTGCACGTCACCTGCGACTTGTGTGAACGCGACGGTATTGAGGCCCGACTTCAAGGCGACCGTCAGCGTGCGCGTGCCGTAACTTTCCCAACCGCTCGCCGGGTACGCCACACGGTTCGGGGCGCCGTTCACGGTGACCGTCTGCGCGGCCGCCTTGCCCGAGCCGTTGGAGAAGCGCACGCGCAACACGTAACGCCCCGCCGAAGGTGCGGTCACGTCGAGGTCCACGCGGTCGCCCTCGTCGTCGAAGCGCGCCGCGACTCCTCCCGAAGCGAACGAGGACTCGCGCGAGACGGTGCCGCTGACCTTCGCCTGCTCGACTTCGTACTCGCCCGACGGCAAGGGCGAGGTCTGCTCGAAACCGACGGGAGCCCCGAAGTTCGGCGTGCCGTTCGCGTTCCACGTCAACTTCTGAGCGCGTACGCTGCGCCCGTTCCAGCCCGAGCCGTACACGAGGTTGGCGTGGTAGAGGTGCCAATCCTCGGAGCCGTCGGGAGACTTCACGAAGCCGTTGTGCCCCGGACCGTACACGTCGGCACGGTCGTTGCGGGCGAAGACGCACCCGTTCGACTTCTTCCACGCGGCGGCGTTCATGACGTCGCCGCCCTTGTCGAGCGACAGCAAACCGAGGCAGTAGTCGTTCGTCCAACTGCCGCTCGCGGAGTACGCGAGGAACACGCGTCCGTCGCGCACGAGTACCTCGGGGCCTTCGTTGATGTAGGGACGCCCGTTTTGCTCCCACGGCTGATCGGGCCGCGAGATGCGAACGCGTCCGCCTTCGAGCGTCCACGGATTGCGCATCTTGGCGATGTAAAGGTCTTGCTCGACGTTCTCGGTGCCTTCCCAGCCCGACCACACGAAGTACCGCTCGCCGCTCGGCGCGCGAAGCACCGTCCCGTCGATGGCCCAGCGATCGCTGGAATCGGAGATCTTGCCTTTGAACGTGTACGGTCCGGTGACGCTCGGCGCTTCGAGGACGTACATGCGGTGGTTCTCGTTGCGGCCGTCGTCGGCGGCGTAGTACACGTACCACTTGTCGCCCCAACGAACGAGTTCGGGCGCCCACAACTCGCAGCACGGCGAGTCGCCTTGCCCGCCGCGCCAAATGACGGTCTTCTTCGCCCGCCCGAGGCCCGTGAGCGTGAGGGACGTACGAACGCTCAAACCGTCCTGATCGGATTGCACGAGGTGGTAGAAAGCGCCGTCGAACACCACCGACGGATCTTGGCCGACGTCGAGGACGGGATTGCGAAACGTCTGCCGAGGGAGCGTCGAGGTGGCGGGTTGAGCGGACGCGAGCACGGCCAAGCTCAGCAGCAGGGCGCCCGAGCGGGCGGAAAGTAGTGAGCGACGCATAGTCCGATCGTATCCGTGGGCAAGTCCGCTTGGTGAACAGACGGCGCCGTGTACGATGAAGATTGGATCATGCTGCCTTCTGCTCTTGCCTTCGACGATTCGACCTTCGAGAACGTGCGGCGCGTCGTGGACGACGCGGTCGAACAGGGAACGCACCCCTCGGCGGTCGTCACGATCGCGCGCGGCGACGGAACGGCGTGGTCGCACGTCGCGCCGGGCCTCACGAGCCACACCTTCACCAGCCGCTTTCCGATCGCGTCGATCACGAAGCCGATCGTGGCGCTCGCCTTGATGCGCCTCGTCGAGCGCGGCGCCCTGCTGGTCGGCGATCCCGTCGCGCGGCACTTGCCTTCGTTCGCGCGAAACGGCAAGGAGCGCGTGACGGTACGTCACCTGTTGACGCACACCAGCGGCCTCAGCGTCCCGGAGGACGTGTCGAACGCTTTGTGGCTGGACCGCGCGACGAGAGAAGCGTACGTGGAGGCCGCCTTCGACGCGCCCCTCGCCTTCGAGCCGGGTTCGCACCACGCCTACGTCAGCGTGCACGGCTTCGAGGTGCTCGCCGCCCTGGTGACGCACCTCGCGCAGCGCGACTTCACGCGGGTCCTGCACGAGGAAGTCTTCGCGCCCCTGGGAATGATCGACACGAGCTTCGACGTGCCCGACGAGTCTCGCCTCGCGCACGCGCCCTTTCAAGGCGGACGCGACGAGCTCGCGTACTGGGCGTCGCTGACCTTCGCGAGCGGCGGCCTCATGTCGACCGCGTCGGACCTCCTCGCGCTCGGCTTGACGTTGCTGCGCGGCGGGCGCAGCGGATCGTACCGCTTGCTCTCGGCGGGCACGCTGGAAGTCATGACGCGCCTTCACACGCGCGGCTTGCGCAACGACAGCGGTTTTGCCTTTCAAGCGCTCGGCTGGGGAAAGCGCAGCGACGCGGGCGTGCTGCTCGCGTCGGACGCGTCGTTCGGACACAGCGGCGCCACGGGCGCGTTCTTGTGGATCGATCCCGTGTACGACGTGGTGTTCGTGTTCTTGTCGAGCGAGGGCGGCACGGAGCCGCACCGCGTGCCGATGCTGGCCCTCAACGCGACGATCGCCGCCTTGACGTGACGGCGATCTTGTCTCGCGCGGCGGGGGACGGTAAGGTCGAGCGATGTTGATTCGGGAACTCGGCGAGCGGGACGCGAGCGCATACTACGCGCTTCGCCTCGAAGGGTTGGAGCGCGAACCGCGCGCGTTCGGAAGCGACGCGGACTCGTTTCGCGGAACGCCGCTGGACGCCGTGGGCGAGCGTTTGAGGGCGTCGGACAACGTGTTCACCTTGGGAGCCTTCGACGACGGTCGGCTCGTCGGCATCACGACGTTCGCGCGCGAAACCGGGGCGAAGACGCGGCACAAAGCGAACGTCTTCGGCGTGTACGTGCGCGAGGACGCGCGTGGGCGCGGCGTGGCGAACGCCCTGCTCGGCGAGTTGATTCGGCGGGCGCGCCAGATTTCGGGCGTGGAGCAACTTCATCTCGCCGTGTCGGTCACGCAGACGGCGGCGCGGCGCTTGTACGACGCGCACGGCTTCGTGGTGTACGGCGTGGAACCGCGCGCGCTCAAGGTGCACGGCGAGTACGTCGACGAGGAGTGGCGGGCACTGCGTCTGGCGTGACGTTCAAGTTTCGATGTCGGTGGGACGCTCCAGAGTCAGGAAGCGCACCGCGCCGGGCAGGATGCGGGCCGTGAAGGGCGTCGTCTCGACGTGTAGTTCGCCGTCGTACTGCATCGGGAACGGTTCGACCGCGTCGACTTGCACTTCGCTCGCCTGGAAGGTCTCGAGGTTGCCGCTGAACATCGGGTCGGCGAGGTCGAACTTCACCAAGAGGCTGTCGATGAGGTTGGGCACGAGTTGCAAGATGTTGCCGGCCGTGAGGAGGATGACGGTGAAGCGGCCGTCGCGCGGGCTGATGTCGGACGTGATGGGCATGCGGTAATTCGCCATGCCCATGTTGGCGATCATCACGCCGATGCCTTCGAATTCGCGCTTCTCGCCGTCGGCGATGACGTGGAAGGTGGTGCGCTTGGGATTGACTTGGCGCATGGCGCTGATGACGTACGCCATGGAGCCGAAGCGCTTCTTGAGGTCCTCGGACTCCTTGATCATGGCGGCGTCCGCGCCCGCGCCCGCCAGCATCGCGAAGCCTGCTCGCTCGCCCTTGACTTCCAACTCGCCGAGGTCGACGCGCAGGGTGTGGCCCACGCGCACGACTTCCAGCAAGCCAAGCGCGTCGGTCGGCAGCGCGAGGTTTTGCGCGATAAGGTTGGCGGTTCCGACAGGCACGGCGAGAATCGGGATGTTCGTGTTGCGCGCGGCGTAAGCGACGCTGCTGACCGTGCCGTCTCCTCCGGCGGCGACGAGCGCGTCGTAAGACTGAAGGTCGTGCAGGTGTTCGCCAGGATCGCGCGTCGTGAGCTCGCGCATCTCCAAGCTGAGGCCTTGCCCTTCGGCGAGCATCACGAATTGACGAAGAAGATCGGAGCCTTGACCGGACTTGGGATTGAAGACCACCAGCAGGCGTTTGGGAGGTGTGGCTTGCGTCATACCTTCATTGCACTTGGAAAACGTCCGCGACTCAACAGAGCGATTCTTGTGCGTCGTCAACGTCCGGTCGTTTGATGGCGTGACAAGCGGTCTTCGACGCGCCGAAGGCCCAGCGACAAGACGCTGCTGATGATCCAGTAGATCACGGCGACCGCGAGGTAGAGCGGGGTGGGCTGAAACGTCCGCGCGATGATGAGGTTGGCTTCCTGCAGCAACTCCACGACCGTGATGACGGACACGAGGGAGGTGTCTTTCACGAGGCTGATGAAGGAGTTGCCGAGGGCGGGTACGGCGATGCGCAGGGCTTGGGGCGCTTCGATGTCGCGGAACGTGTGCCAAGTGCTGAGGCCGAGGGCGCGCGCCGCTTCCCGTTGACCGCTCGGCACGGCGAGGAAGGCGCCGCGCAACGCTTCGGACGCGTACGCGCCGACGTTCAAAGCGAGGGCGAGCACGCCCGACCAAAGCGGTCCGAGATCGATTCCGAGGTCGGGCAGGACGTAGTACACGACGTAGATCTGCACGAGCAGCGGCGTGCCGCGAATGAGCGAGACGTACGTGCGCGCGATCCACTCCAGCGGCGGCACGCGTGACAGGCGCGCGAGGGCCGTGGCGAGGCCGAGCAGGAAGCCGGGCAGCATCGCGCCGAGCGCGTACCCGAGGGTGACGAGCGAGGCGCGCAGCAAGAACGGCAGGTTTTCGAGAACGACCTGCATGGTGTTCAGTTTCCTCCGAAGACGAGGCGCTTCATGTACGAGCTTTCTTCATACGGCGCGGCAAAGTAGAACACGGGCCGCGTCGCGGCCCGTGTTCGGGTTGGAACGGTTACTTGCTGACGTCTTGACCGAACCACTTGTTGCTGATCTTGGCGTACGTGCCGTCGGCCTTCATGTCGGCGAGCGCCTTGTTGACGGCCTTGACGAACAGCGGGTTGCCCTTGCGGACGGGAATGCCCATCTCGATGCGCTCGCCTTGGATGGCGGCACCGGGCTTGACGGGCAGACCGCTTTGCTTGACGAGGTACGCGGCCAGCAGGCGGTCGTTGAGGGCGGCGTCGATGCGGCCCAAGCTGAGGTCGCGCAAGGTATCGGGCGCGGCCTTGTACGTGCGGATGTCGATGCCGCCGACGGCGCGGGCGATCTGCTCGTAGTTGCTGCCCGTGCCGACGCCGAGCTTTTTGCCCTTGAGATCGTTGAGGCTCTTGAAGGCGCGCGTCTCGTTCTTGCGAACGATGAATTGCGGGCTGGACACGACGTACGACGAGGTGAAGTCGAGGGACTTTTGGCGTTCGGGCGTGATGGCGACTTGGTTGACGATGACGTCGTACTTGTTCGCTTGCAAGCCTGCGATGATGCCGCTCCACTCGGTGAGGACGAATTGCGGCTTGAGGCCGAGTCGGCGCGCGATTTCCGTGGCGACGTCGACGTCGAAGCCGACGAGCTGACCTTTTTCGTCGCGGTAGTTGAAGGGCGGGTAGGTGCCTTCCATGGCAATTTTGAGCGTGCCGCGCTGCTTCACGGTGGTGAGCAGGTCGGGCGACGCGGCGGGAGCGCTGGTGACGGCGAGGGCCGTGAGGATGAACAGGATGTTACGCATGTGGATCCTTTCGGCGCTATGAATTCCAAAGCGCTTAACGATCCAAACTATAATTCATGGTCCTCGAAGCCAAGGCGAACGAAGTCACACTCCGGGCTCTCAGCGGCTGAGCGGCCGTTCCTCGTTCACGGCGACCTTGACGGACGCCTCGTGCACCTTGGGAAGCGCCACGTAAAAAGTCGTGCCTTCCTGCACGCGGCTCTCGGCCCACACGCGCCCTCCATGGCGCGTCACGATGCGCTTCACGTTCGCGAGGCCGATGCCCGTTCCCTCGAACTCGCCCCCGGTGTGCAGTCGTTGAAACACGCCGAACAGCTTGTCGGCGTACTTCTCGTCGAAGCCCACGCCGTTGTCACGCACGAACAGCACCTGCGCCTCGTCCTCCTCGAAGCTGCCGACCTCGATGACGGCGACGTCACGCGCGCGCGTGTACTTCAGCGCGTTGCCCAACAAGTTCGCGAACACTTGCCGAAACGCTGCCAAGTCCGCGCGCACGACCGGCAAATCGCCGACGTGCCACTCCACCCGCCGTCCCACCTCGTCGCGAGCGAGATCACGCCGCACCTCCGCCACGAGGTCGGCCACCGACACGTCCACCAACCGCAAGTCCTGCCGACCCGTGCGCGAGTACGCCAAAAGATCCTCGATGAGGCCGTTCATCTTCAACGTCGCCTTCTCGATGATCTCCAAGTACTGCTCCGCTTTCGAGTTCTCCGCGCCTTGAACCTCCTTGGCGAGCAGATTCGCGAAGCTCGCGATGTGCCGAAGCGGCGTGCGCAAGTCGTGCGACACCGAGTACGCGAAAGCTTCCAGCTCGTGGTTGAGGTCTTGCAACCTCGCCGTGCGCTCGCGCACGCGGGCTTCGAGCGACGCGTTGAGATGGCGAATTTCGCGCTCTACCCGCTTGCGCTCGCTGACGTCCTTGCCCGTCGCCACGAAGTGCGTGATGCGTCCCGACTCGTCCTTGATGGGCGTGATCGTCTGCTCCTCGTGGTACAGCGTGCCGTCCTTGCGCCGATTCACGAATTCTCCGCGGTACACCTCCCCGGCGAGAAGCGT
The sequence above is drawn from the Deinococcus yavapaiensis KR-236 genome and encodes:
- a CDS encoding family 43 glycosylhydrolase, which encodes MRRSLLSARSGALLLSLAVLASAQPATSTLPRQTFRNPVLDVGQDPSVVFDGAFYHLVQSDQDGLSVRTSLTLTGLGRAKKTVIWRGGQGDSPCCELWAPELVRWGDKWYVYYAADDGRNENHRMYVLEAPSVTGPYTFKGKISDSSDRWAIDGTVLRAPSGERYFVWSGWEGTENVEQDLYIAKMRNPWTLEGGRVRISRPDQPWEQNGRPYINEGPEVLVRDGRVFLAYSASGSWTNDYCLGLLSLDKGGDVMNAAAWKKSNGCVFARNDRADVYGPGHNGFVKSPDGSEDWHLYHANLVYGSGWNGRSVRAQKLTWNANGTPNFGAPVGFEQTSPLPSGEYEVEQAKVSGTVSRESSFASGGVAARFDDEGDRVDLDVTAPSAGRYVLRVRFSNGSGKAAAQTVTVNGAPNRVAYPASGWESYGTRTLTVALKSGLNTVAFTQVAGDVQLDAVTITPSAR
- a CDS encoding serine hydrolase domain-containing protein, producing the protein MLPSALAFDDSTFENVRRVVDDAVEQGTHPSAVVTIARGDGTAWSHVAPGLTSHTFTSRFPIASITKPIVALALMRLVERGALLVGDPVARHLPSFARNGKERVTVRHLLTHTSGLSVPEDVSNALWLDRATREAYVEAAFDAPLAFEPGSHHAYVSVHGFEVLAALVTHLAQRDFTRVLHEEVFAPLGMIDTSFDVPDESRLAHAPFQGGRDELAYWASLTFASGGLMSTASDLLALGLTLLRGGRSGSYRLLSAGTLEVMTRLHTRGLRNDSGFAFQALGWGKRSDAGVLLASDASFGHSGATGAFLWIDPVYDVVFVFLSSEGGTEPHRVPMLALNATIAALT
- a CDS encoding GNAT family N-acetyltransferase — translated: MLIRELGERDASAYYALRLEGLEREPRAFGSDADSFRGTPLDAVGERLRASDNVFTLGAFDDGRLVGITTFARETGAKTRHKANVFGVYVREDARGRGVANALLGELIRRARQISGVEQLHLAVSVTQTAARRLYDAHGFVVYGVEPRALKVHGEYVDEEWRALRLA
- a CDS encoding diacylglycerol/lipid kinase family protein translates to MTQATPPKRLLVVFNPKSGQGSDLLRQFVMLAEGQGLSLEMRELTTRDPGEHLHDLQSYDALVAAGGDGTVSSVAYAARNTNIPILAVPVGTANLIAQNLALPTDALGLLEVVRVGHTLRVDLGELEVKGERAGFAMLAGAGADAAMIKESEDLKKRFGSMAYVISAMRQVNPKRTTFHVIADGEKREFEGIGVMIANMGMANYRMPITSDISPRDGRFTVILLTAGNILQLVPNLIDSLLVKFDLADPMFSGNLETFQASEVQVDAVEPFPMQYDGELHVETTPFTARILPGAVRFLTLERPTDIET
- a CDS encoding amino acid ABC transporter permease, with product MQVVLENLPFLLRASLVTLGYALGAMLPGFLLGLATALARLSRVPPLEWIARTYVSLIRGTPLLVQIYVVYYVLPDLGIDLGPLWSGVLALALNVGAYASEALRGAFLAVPSGQREAARALGLSTWHTFRDIEAPQALRIAVPALGNSFISLVKDTSLVSVITVVELLQEANLIIARTFQPTPLYLAVAVIYWIISSVLSLGLRRVEDRLSRHQTTGR
- a CDS encoding transporter substrate-binding domain-containing protein — protein: MRNILFILTALAVTSAPAASPDLLTTVKQRGTLKIAMEGTYPPFNYRDEKGQLVGFDVDVATEIARRLGLKPQFVLTEWSGIIAGLQANKYDVIVNQVAITPERQKSLDFTSSYVVSSPQFIVRKNETRAFKSLNDLKGKKLGVGTGSNYEQIARAVGGIDIRTYKAAPDTLRDLSLGRIDAALNDRLLAAYLVKQSGLPVKPGAAIQGERIEMGIPVRKGNPLFVKAVNKALADMKADGTYAKISNKWFGQDVSK